The Allocoprobacillus halotolerans nucleotide sequence CGCAACAAACAAATAAACCTTAATTCTTTCTCCATCAGGAGTTAAAATACTCATGGTAGGCCCACTCCAATCAACTTCTATAGTGCTACCGGGTTTATGAGTAAGATGATTGGTTACGTTTGATAACTGAACATAGTTAGAATATCCTTTACAGAATTTTGTGTAACCACAAGGAATAGTTCCTTTAGAAATACATTGATTACGATATTCATTCCAAAGAAGCTTAAGATTGACTCCTGTTTTTTTAAGTTCTGAATGAATATAATCGTAATCGACTTCTTCAAAAACAGAAGTCTTAGGAGTAGGTGGAAATAACATTTCATAGATTTTATCTTCATCAAAATCTTTTACATTATCCCAAGAAACAGAATGAACATCAGCAGCTTTATAAACAGCTGAGATGGTGTGTCTTGATACATGCATTAAGCTTTCAATTTTACGCATTGAAATACCAGCTGCACGTAATTCAAGAATAAGTTTGACAGAAACTTTTTTAGGCATAATAAAAGCCCTCCTTTCGCTATAATGATGAGAGGCTGTCACTCTCAATATCATGATAACAAAAGTGGGGCTAATCATGTGTATTAATGGTGCTTTACATGTGAATTGAATATTATAAAGTGGTGCTTAAACTGTGTATCGGTGGTGCATAACGCGTGAAATAATCACATATACTAAGATTTCACTATTATATTCATTTAAAGTGTCACTATCTTGTAATTTACTTATTAAATAATCTAGTATCTTTTTCAAAATTTAAATCTTCTTCTTTTATAATTGCAATAATCTTGTAATAGTTAGTCTCAGAAATGTTAGTTATATCTAGAAAATGTTTATTTGAATTACAATAAAGATAATCAATGCTTACCTTAAAAACCCTTGCTAATGTTTCAAGATTTTCTATACTTGGCTTTCGAGTCCCTAATTCATAAGCGGAAATAGTACTTCTATCAATTCCTGTAATTTCTTCCAAAGTATTTTGTGTATACTGATAGTCCTGACACAATTTTTTAAGTCTTTCTCCAAAATTCATTTATATCACCAATGATAAATTACATCAAATAATGACACTATAGGTAACAATGGCACAATAAGTAACATTTTTTGTCTTATATAAACATAAATATGCATTCAGCGAAAAAAATATATTTAATGTTTAAACAATAGTACTATATAAGTGAAAAAATAAGATTGTTCAAATCAATAGATCACTGAAACAATTGACTAATCATTTAGTATTAATTGAAGCTTTAATTATATATTTTAATATTAATTCAAATATAAAAATAAGGAGGAAAAAATATGGACATCAAAAAAATTATATGTGTATTACTTGATAAATTAGCAAGAATTTCATGTAATTCATATTCATTTATTGGTTGTTACGAACCAGAAAAACCCAAAGATCTAAAATAAACATTTCTTTCGAAATGTTTATTTTGATTTTATATGCTATACTTACTATAAAGAGGAGATGAATTGTTATGAAAATCGCAATATTTGATGATGATATTATATTTTCCCAAAATTTATCAAAGGAATTCAATGAATATTATAAAAAATTAATTAGCCCAATAGAAATTGAAATAATAACCAAGAATTTTTCATTAGATTCATTTGATGATTTAGATATCGCTTTTATTGATATAGATTTAAATGGAAAAAATGGCATTGCTTTAGCTAAATATATGACTGATATTTCACCAAAAATTTTAATAATCTTTATATCTTCAAGAGATGAGTTAGTTTTTAATGCATTATCAGTGCCAACCTTTCAATTTATAAGGAAATCAAAGTTTAAAGAAGATTGTGCAAAAGTATTTAACCAATTATATAAACACATTCAAATTTATAACAAAAAAATCATTTTAGAAATAAATGGTAGAAAAACTGTTTTAAATTTAAATGAAATTCAGTATCTCTTATCTTTTGGTCGAGATTTATTAATCAAAACTATTACAAATGATTATATCATTGTTTCAACAATGAAAGAAATTATGCACAAAATAGAAGAAAAATCATATAACGATTTAATACAGATAAGTAGAAATCAAATAGTAAATTTAAATTATGTTAATAATATAAAATCCTCAAACGTTATCCTAAATGATGGAAGCAAATATTCAATTGGTAGAAAATATAAATCTACTTTTATAAAAAAATATGAGGAATTTCTTTTAAGATGATTATATTTGATATTTTAATGACTCTTTTTGAGGATTTCATAATTAGTTATTTTTTGGTTAATATATTTTCTGACACAAAAAAATTCAACACAATTTTCATTATAACATTGATTACCTTAATCGAAACTTTTATTTTAAATAATTATTTTATGAACAATGAATTGTTATTCTTTTCATTAGTAACAACTTGGACAATTTCATTATGTTTTATAACAAAAAAATTAATATACTTTACTTACTATTACCATGTCTAATGATGGGTTTATTGCTTATTTCCAATATTAGTTCGTTTTATTTTATATCATTAATTTTTGGCATAAAAATTAATCAAATTAACTTTCATCAAGAACTACTAATAACCACAATTATTCTCTCTCGTGTTATTTTTTTCTTATGTATTATTTGGTTAACAAAAATAATTAAAAAACTAAAAATAATAAAAACAGAAAATAAATTATTTGAATTTAATTCATTCTCAATATTTATCATTTGTTTACTATCAATTTTAACAACTATAGGTGAAAGTATAGTATATGGTATTTTTGACTATAAAATCTATGTCCTTTTGTCTTTAGAATTTGTAATTATGTGCACAGCATCAATAAAATTATTTATAGATATAGTAAAAAGCTATAATCAAAAATTAGAAATTCAATCTAAACTATTACAGTCTAACTATACTCGCAAAATGTATTCAGAAACTAGTAAATTAGCTTATAGACTTTCTGAAGAAAAACATAATATATATTATATTTTAAGAAAAATAGAAAACATTGCTAAATCACAAGATAACTTTGAAATAGTAAGTTCTATTCACAATGCATTAGATAAAATATATAAAACAGACATTCCATATACTTCTAAAAATCCAGTATTAGATTATATTATGACTAGAAAAATAATTCAACTAAGATTGAATAAATTTGATGTTATATATATAGCCAATATTGATGAAGACAAAATATTAAATGATTATCTTTTAATAAAAAATTTAGAAAAATATATTGATATATGTACCTTAAATAATTTGAATAAAGAAGGCATAAGTCTAGTAATTAAAATATATAAAAAGGCTGAATACATTATCTTTAAAATAGAAATTGATGTATCTTTAGATATCTCAACTTCGTTATTTATGTTTGATGAAAAATCCACACATATAAAAAAGGAAATTATAGACCACCAAAGTCCAGACAAAACAATCATTAAAATTTTGATTCAATAAAAAATAAATATCATAGACCATCAGACACACTTG carries:
- the istA gene encoding IS21 family transposase, with translation MPKKVSVKLILELRAAGISMRKIESLMHVSRHTISAVYKAADVHSVSWDNVKDFDEDKIYEMLFPPTPKTSVFEEVDYDYIHSELKKTGVNLKLLWNEYRNQCISKGTIPCGYTKFCKGYSNYVQLSNVTNHLTHKPGSTIEVDWSGPTMSILTPDGERIKVYLFVATLPYSQYSFVKPCLDMKQDTWLKCHIDMFEFFGGIPIKIVCDNLKTGVIKHPKEGEIVLNEAYESLAQHYMVAIMPAQVRKPKQKPSVEGTVGKIASAIIAKLRNIRFISLSHVEEEIFKALKEFNDAPFQKEKEAEQKYL
- a CDS encoding helix-turn-helix domain-containing protein encodes the protein MNFGERLKKLCQDYQYTQNTLEEITGIDRSTISAYELGTRKPSIENLETLARVFKVSIDYLYCNSNKHFLDITNISETNYYKIIAIIKEEDLNFEKDTRLFNK
- a CDS encoding cyclic lactone autoinducer peptide, whose protein sequence is MDIKKIICVLLDKLARISCNSYSFIGCYEPEKPKDLK
- a CDS encoding LytR/AlgR family response regulator transcription factor — its product is MKIAIFDDDIIFSQNLSKEFNEYYKKLISPIEIEIITKNFSLDSFDDLDIAFIDIDLNGKNGIALAKYMTDISPKILIIFISSRDELVFNALSVPTFQFIRKSKFKEDCAKVFNQLYKHIQIYNKKIILEINGRKTVLNLNEIQYLLSFGRDLLIKTITNDYIIVSTMKEIMHKIEEKSYNDLIQISRNQIVNLNYVNNIKSSNVILNDGSKYSIGRKYKSTFIKKYEEFLLR